In the Paraflavitalea devenefica genome, one interval contains:
- a CDS encoding basic secretory protein-like protein, translated as MKAPLFLVLCSISVASFAQRDWNHIDTEGIISKDSIKKKGYTILFINKDSGFSTVTKQRMIDTYFKVYPKEAKRFNKKTMKMVTFIIDPGYDGVAAAGGGVVRVNPKWMASHPEDLDVVTHESMHIVQSYPHGAGPGWLTEGIADYVRYVFGVNNEAGKWSLPKYDQAHHYTNSYRITARFLVWAEKNFNKKLVNKLDNAMRTKTYKPEIWQELTGKTLDELWGEYAKNPVI; from the coding sequence ATGAAAGCACCCCTGTTCCTTGTATTATGTAGTATTTCCGTAGCTTCCTTTGCCCAGCGCGACTGGAACCACATCGATACGGAAGGCATTATTTCCAAAGATTCCATCAAAAAGAAAGGGTATACCATTCTTTTTATCAATAAAGATTCCGGGTTTAGCACGGTTACAAAACAACGGATGATTGACACTTACTTCAAAGTGTATCCCAAAGAAGCAAAGCGCTTTAATAAGAAAACGATGAAGATGGTGACCTTCATTATCGATCCCGGTTATGATGGTGTGGCTGCTGCCGGTGGCGGTGTTGTGCGGGTGAACCCCAAATGGATGGCCAGCCACCCGGAAGACCTGGATGTGGTAACGCATGAGTCCATGCATATTGTACAATCCTATCCACATGGCGCCGGACCAGGATGGCTTACGGAAGGTATTGCCGATTACGTGCGCTATGTATTTGGTGTAAACAATGAGGCCGGCAAATGGTCATTGCCTAAATATGATCAAGCCCATCATTATACCAATAGCTATAGGATCACTGCCCGCTTCCTGGTATGGGCAGAAAAGAACTTCAATAAGAAGCTGGTGAATAAGCTCGACAATGCCATGCGTACAAAGACCTACAAGCCGGAGATCTGGCAGGAGCTGACCGGCAAAACACTGGATGAACTGTGGGGAGAATATGCGAAGAACCCTGTGATCTGA
- a CDS encoding GH92 family glycosyl hydrolase, producing MRNLLLSGLLSIPVWCAAQTTTENLVPYVKPIIGTQRMGHTYPGATVPFGMVQLSPDTDTIPYEMNGKYNGDVYKYCAGYQYEDKTIVGFSHTHFSGTGHSDLGDFLIMPTVGELQMNPGTADAPETGFRSRFSHSNEVAEAGYYKVKLDDHDILAELTATNRVGFHQYTFPKSDNAHIILDLMYGIYNYEDKNVWTFLRVENDTLITGYRQTNGWGRTRTVYFAMSFSKPFYQYGNKNFSKRQVYQGFWRKFDQTKNFPEMAGKQLRAYFDFKTTAGEKIKIKFALSPVSTAGALQNLRTEAPGWDFDQVKQQAQNAWNKELAKITIQSKNKDDKENFYTSMYHAFLTPITYMDVDGSYRGLDQNVHKADGFTNYTIFSLWDTYRALHPFFNLVQPARNADMIKSMLAHYDQSAQHMLPVWSHYANENWCMIGYHSVSLIADAVIKGNAPFDANKALDACVATARHGTYDGLSYYMSMGYVPEDKNGSSVSKTLEYAYDDWAIAQMAKKLGRMDIYDEFSKRSQYFKNVYDASIGYMRPRLSDGSFRAAFDVLSTHNQGFIEGNAWNYSLYVPHEPAQMIEMMGGKKRFVAHLDSLFTMHLPDKYFAETEDITRDGIIGNYVHGNEPSHHVPYLYNWTDQPWKTQERVRMILKKQFKPTPDGLGGNDDCGQMSAWYIFTALGFYPVAPGSDQYAIGSPAVDGATIQLENGKTFTIEAQNQGDKNVFVQKMLLNGQPLNRLYLTHSDINDGGKLVFVMGEKPKKK from the coding sequence ATGAGAAATCTATTGCTGAGTGGTTTGTTAAGTATACCGGTATGGTGTGCCGCGCAAACAACTACTGAAAACCTTGTCCCTTATGTAAAACCAATTATCGGTACCCAGCGGATGGGGCACACGTATCCCGGCGCTACCGTGCCTTTTGGCATGGTGCAACTGAGCCCGGATACAGATACCATCCCCTATGAAATGAATGGAAAGTACAATGGTGATGTATATAAATATTGTGCTGGCTATCAGTATGAAGACAAAACGATCGTAGGATTTAGCCATACCCACTTTAGCGGTACCGGCCACTCCGACCTCGGTGATTTCCTGATCATGCCCACAGTAGGTGAGCTGCAAATGAATCCCGGTACGGCCGATGCTCCCGAAACGGGATTCCGTTCAAGGTTTTCCCACAGCAATGAAGTGGCAGAAGCCGGCTATTATAAAGTAAAGCTGGATGACCATGATATCCTGGCTGAGCTGACGGCTACCAACCGCGTAGGTTTTCACCAGTACACTTTCCCTAAATCAGACAATGCCCACATCATCCTCGACCTGATGTATGGTATTTATAATTATGAGGACAAGAATGTGTGGACCTTCCTGCGGGTGGAGAATGATACCCTCATTACCGGCTATCGCCAAACCAATGGTTGGGGAAGAACAAGGACTGTTTATTTTGCCATGAGCTTCTCCAAGCCTTTCTATCAGTATGGCAATAAGAACTTCTCCAAACGCCAGGTGTACCAGGGGTTCTGGCGTAAGTTTGACCAAACGAAGAACTTCCCCGAAATGGCGGGCAAGCAGTTAAGGGCTTATTTTGATTTCAAGACTACGGCCGGCGAGAAGATCAAGATCAAGTTTGCCTTGTCTCCTGTAAGTACAGCAGGCGCCTTACAGAACCTGCGTACCGAAGCGCCGGGCTGGGATTTCGACCAGGTAAAGCAACAGGCGCAAAATGCCTGGAATAAAGAACTGGCGAAGATCACCATCCAGTCAAAGAACAAAGACGATAAGGAGAATTTTTATACTTCCATGTACCATGCCTTCCTGACGCCCATTACCTATATGGATGTGGATGGTTCTTATCGCGGGCTCGACCAGAATGTGCACAAGGCAGATGGATTTACCAACTATACCATTTTCTCCCTGTGGGACACTTACCGAGCCCTGCATCCTTTTTTCAACCTGGTGCAACCTGCACGTAATGCAGATATGATCAAATCTATGCTGGCGCATTATGACCAGAGTGCCCAACACATGCTGCCGGTGTGGAGCCATTATGCCAATGAGAACTGGTGCATGATCGGTTACCACAGCGTATCGCTTATTGCCGATGCAGTGATCAAAGGAAATGCGCCGTTTGATGCCAATAAGGCCCTGGATGCCTGTGTTGCAACAGCGCGTCATGGTACTTATGATGGCCTCAGTTATTACATGAGCATGGGGTATGTGCCGGAAGACAAGAACGGCTCTTCTGTGTCAAAAACACTGGAATATGCCTATGACGACTGGGCCATTGCCCAAATGGCTAAAAAGCTGGGCCGTATGGATATCTATGATGAGTTCAGTAAGCGGTCGCAGTACTTCAAAAATGTGTATGATGCTTCTATCGGCTACATGCGTCCCCGCCTGAGCGATGGCAGTTTCCGCGCGGCTTTTGATGTATTGAGCACCCACAACCAGGGCTTCATTGAAGGCAATGCCTGGAATTACAGTCTGTATGTACCGCATGAACCGGCACAAATGATTGAGATGATGGGCGGCAAGAAACGTTTTGTGGCGCACCTCGATTCCCTGTTTACCATGCACCTGCCCGATAAGTATTTTGCAGAAACAGAGGATATTACCCGTGATGGCATTATCGGTAATTATGTACATGGTAATGAGCCTTCCCACCACGTACCTTATTTATACAACTGGACCGACCAGCCCTGGAAAACGCAGGAGCGCGTGCGCATGATCCTGAAAAAGCAGTTTAAGCCCACGCCTGATGGACTGGGCGGTAATGATGATTGCGGGCAGATGAGCGCCTGGTATATTTTTACCGCACTGGGCTTTTATCCCGTAGCGCCGGGATCTGACCAATATGCTATTGGCAGTCCGGCGGTGGATGGTGCCACCATTCAACTGGAAAATGGTAAAACCTTTACCATTGAGGCACAGAACCAGGGCGATAAGAATGTATTTGTACAAAAGATGCTGCTGAACGGGCAGCCGCTGAACCGCCTGTACCTTACCCACAGCGATATTAACGATGGCGGTAAGCTGGTGTTTGTGATGGGGGAGAAGCCAAAGAAGAAGTAG
- a CDS encoding LacI family DNA-binding transcriptional regulator gives MKRVSLKDIAKLTGASPSTVSFVLNGKAREMRISDDLAKKIVTIAKREGYHPNQVAVRLRTGKSQMLGLVVESISGNFFAALAKVIEEEAEQYGYKVVYCATENDGKKGQELIRMLSQQQVDGYIITPALGMEQDVEELIEHKKPVVLLDSYFPDMDVPHVLVDNFGGVVKGMKHLISRGYKKIGFITVDLQLIQIKDRLQAYIESLKTANLPVNKKYILSLGYKISKADALSQISAFIKSNPHLDALFFATNYLGLLGIESLQQLDMSMPKDVAMMSFDDHDVFRLFPPGITIIEQPVEEIAKTAINLLMSQLGKNKTVRKNKVQLPAKLVVRGTT, from the coding sequence ATGAAACGTGTATCGCTGAAAGATATCGCCAAACTGACCGGAGCATCTCCGTCTACCGTATCCTTTGTATTGAATGGGAAGGCCCGGGAAATGCGGATCAGTGATGACCTGGCCAAAAAGATCGTGACCATTGCCAAACGGGAGGGATACCACCCCAACCAGGTGGCGGTACGGTTAAGAACGGGTAAATCACAGATGCTGGGATTGGTAGTAGAGAGCATTTCGGGTAATTTCTTTGCAGCGCTGGCGAAGGTGATTGAGGAAGAGGCAGAACAATATGGCTATAAAGTGGTGTATTGCGCTACAGAAAATGATGGCAAGAAAGGGCAGGAGCTCATCCGGATGTTATCGCAGCAGCAGGTAGACGGATATATCATTACCCCGGCATTAGGCATGGAACAGGATGTGGAAGAGCTGATTGAACATAAGAAACCGGTGGTATTGCTGGATAGTTATTTCCCCGATATGGATGTACCCCATGTGCTGGTAGATAATTTCGGGGGTGTTGTAAAGGGGATGAAACACCTGATCAGCCGGGGATATAAGAAGATTGGCTTCATTACGGTCGACCTGCAACTGATCCAGATCAAAGACCGCCTGCAGGCTTATATCGAGAGCTTGAAGACCGCCAACCTGCCGGTTAATAAAAAGTATATTCTTTCCCTCGGCTATAAGATATCGAAGGCGGATGCCCTGAGCCAGATCTCCGCTTTCATTAAAAGTAACCCCCACCTCGATGCCCTGTTCTTTGCTACCAATTACCTGGGACTGCTGGGCATAGAAAGTCTGCAGCAACTGGATATGAGCATGCCAAAGGACGTGGCCATGATGAGTTTTGATGATCATGATGTGTTCAGACTCTTCCCGCCGGGGATCACGATCATTGAACAGCCGGTAGAGGAGATCGCCAAAACGGCTATTAATCTGCTCATGTCTCAACTGGGCAAGAACAAGACGGTCAGGAAGAACAAGGTGCAGTTACCGGCCAAGCTGGTAGTCAGGGGCACGACGTAA
- the rpoB gene encoding DNA-directed RNA polymerase subunit beta has protein sequence MSSTKLQSRINFGKIKNLAEAPDLLEVQIQSFKEFFQLETTPDKRNIEGLFKVFKENFPITDTRNIFVLEFLDYFIDPPRYTIEECMERGLTYAVPLKAKLRLSCNDEEHVDFQTIVQDVFLGNIPYMTPRGTFVINGAERVVVSQLHRSPGVFFGQSIHPNGTKIYSARVIPFKGAWMEFATDINNVMYAYIDRKKKFPVTTLLRSIGYETDKDILELFGMADEVNGDLKSLKGYLGKRLAARVLRTWVEDFVDEDTGEVVSIERNEVVLERDTVLDEEAIEMIADMDAKSVFVQKEDVGGDFAIIYNTLNKDTSNSELEAVQHIYRQLRGADAPDDETARGIIDKLFFSDKRYDLGEVGRYKINRKLNLNQPLEQKTLTKEDIIEIIKYLVRLTNGKAEIDDIDHLSNRRVRTVGEQLYAQFGVGLARMARTIRERMNVRDNEVFTPVDLINARTLSSVINSFFGTSQLSQFLDQTNPLSEITHKRRISALGPGGLSRERAGFEVRDVHYSHYGRLCTIETPEGPNIGLISTLCVHAKINEMGFIETPYHKVDNGKVDLKKLTFLSAEEEDIAKIAQASAPLDEKGHFVEEKIASRQTGDFPILEKEEVEFMDVAPNQIVGLSASLIPFLEHDDANRALMGSNMQRQAVPLIRPENPIVGTGLEGKAARDARVQILSEGEGVVEYVDGSEIHVRYDRTEGDRLVSFEDDLRIYKLTKFIKTNQETCINHKPAVKKGQRMKKGDFLTEGYAVQAGELALGRNLRVAFMPWKGYNFEDAIVINEKVAREDLFTSIHISEYELEVRDTKLGEEELTPDIPNVSEEATKDLDENGIIRLGAAIKEGDILIGKITPKGESDPTPEEKLLRAIFGDKAGDAKDASLKAPNGVEGVVIGKKLFQRAKKDKNAKIREKAALEKLEKVHEKNVEELKELLLSKLQTLLKDKPSAGVNNNFGEVQIGKGAKFNPKNLSSIDYQNVNPLGWTGDAAIDDNINILLHNYNIKYNEELGRYKREKFNISIGDELPAGVLKLAKVYLAVKRKLKVGDKMAGRHGNKGIVAKIVRAEDMPFLHDGEPVDIVLNPLGVPSRMNLGQIYETVLGWAGQKLGVKFATPIFDGATVEEIAQHIDKANLPSFGHTYLFDGETGERFHQKATVGVIYMIKLHHMVDDKMHARSIGPYSLITQQPLGGKAQFGGQRFGEMEVWALEAYGASNILQELLTLKSDDIIGRAKTYEAIVKGDNIPRAGIPESFNVLVHELRGLGLDLKFE, from the coding sequence ATGTCTTCAACAAAATTGCAAAGCAGGATCAACTTTGGTAAGATCAAAAATTTAGCCGAAGCTCCTGACCTACTCGAAGTACAGATTCAATCATTCAAAGAATTTTTCCAGTTAGAGACTACTCCGGACAAGCGTAACATCGAAGGGTTATTCAAGGTGTTCAAGGAGAACTTCCCCATCACCGACACGCGTAACATCTTCGTGCTGGAGTTCCTGGATTACTTCATTGACCCGCCCCGCTATACCATCGAAGAGTGTATGGAGCGTGGATTGACTTATGCTGTTCCGCTGAAAGCGAAACTGCGCTTAAGCTGTAATGACGAGGAACACGTTGATTTCCAAACTATTGTACAGGATGTGTTCTTAGGGAACATTCCTTACATGACTCCTCGTGGTACTTTCGTGATCAATGGTGCTGAGCGGGTGGTTGTATCGCAGTTACACCGTTCACCCGGTGTATTCTTCGGTCAATCCATTCACCCCAATGGTACCAAGATCTACTCTGCCCGTGTGATCCCCTTCAAGGGCGCCTGGATGGAGTTTGCCACAGATATCAATAACGTGATGTATGCCTACATCGACCGTAAAAAGAAATTCCCGGTAACAACCCTGTTGCGTTCTATCGGTTACGAAACTGATAAGGACATCCTGGAACTCTTCGGTATGGCCGATGAGGTGAACGGTGACCTGAAATCACTGAAAGGCTACCTGGGCAAACGCCTGGCTGCCCGCGTATTGAGAACCTGGGTAGAAGACTTCGTGGATGAAGATACCGGTGAGGTAGTATCCATTGAGCGTAACGAAGTGGTGCTGGAGCGCGATACCGTGCTGGATGAAGAAGCCATCGAGATGATCGCCGACATGGACGCGAAAAGCGTATTCGTACAAAAAGAAGATGTGGGTGGTGATTTCGCGATCATCTACAACACATTGAACAAAGATACTTCCAACAGTGAGCTGGAAGCGGTGCAACACATCTATCGCCAGTTGCGCGGCGCTGACGCTCCTGATGATGAAACCGCCCGCGGTATCATCGACAAGTTATTCTTCAGCGACAAGCGTTATGACCTCGGCGAGGTTGGCCGTTACAAGATCAACCGCAAGCTGAACCTGAACCAGCCGCTGGAGCAAAAAACACTGACCAAAGAAGATATCATCGAGATCATCAAGTACCTCGTTCGCCTGACGAACGGTAAAGCGGAAATTGATGATATTGATCACCTCAGCAACCGTCGTGTACGTACCGTAGGTGAGCAGTTATATGCTCAGTTCGGTGTTGGTCTGGCCCGTATGGCCCGTACCATCCGTGAGCGTATGAACGTCCGGGACAATGAGGTGTTCACTCCGGTTGACCTGATCAATGCCCGTACATTGTCATCTGTGATCAACTCCTTCTTTGGTACTTCTCAGTTGTCTCAGTTCCTTGACCAAACCAACCCGCTGAGTGAGATCACGCACAAGCGTCGTATCTCCGCACTCGGACCTGGTGGTTTGAGCCGGGAGCGTGCAGGCTTTGAGGTTCGTGACGTACACTATAGCCACTACGGTCGTCTGTGTACCATCGAAACACCGGAAGGTCCGAACATCGGTCTGATCTCTACGCTGTGCGTACACGCGAAGATCAACGAGATGGGCTTTATCGAAACACCTTACCACAAGGTGGACAATGGTAAAGTAGACCTGAAGAAACTGACATTCTTAAGTGCAGAAGAAGAAGATATAGCCAAGATCGCCCAGGCCAGCGCGCCATTGGACGAGAAAGGTCATTTCGTAGAAGAGAAGATCGCTTCCCGTCAAACAGGTGACTTCCCGATCCTTGAAAAAGAAGAGGTGGAGTTCATGGACGTAGCGCCTAACCAGATTGTAGGTTTGAGTGCTTCGCTGATTCCGTTCCTGGAGCATGATGACGCCAACCGTGCGTTGATGGGATCAAACATGCAACGTCAGGCTGTGCCGCTTATCCGTCCTGAAAACCCCATCGTGGGTACAGGTCTGGAAGGTAAGGCTGCCCGTGATGCGCGGGTTCAGATCCTGTCTGAAGGTGAAGGTGTTGTAGAGTATGTAGATGGTAGTGAAATTCATGTTCGTTACGATCGTACAGAAGGTGACCGCCTGGTGAGCTTCGAAGACGATCTGAGAATATATAAACTGACCAAGTTCATTAAAACGAACCAGGAAACCTGTATTAACCATAAGCCGGCTGTTAAGAAAGGCCAGCGTATGAAAAAAGGCGACTTCCTTACTGAAGGCTACGCTGTACAGGCTGGTGAACTGGCCCTGGGTCGTAACCTCCGCGTGGCATTCATGCCCTGGAAAGGTTACAACTTCGAGGATGCCATCGTTATCAATGAAAAAGTAGCCCGCGAAGACCTGTTCACTTCTATCCATATTTCCGAATATGAACTGGAAGTGCGCGACACCAAGCTGGGTGAAGAAGAACTGACACCAGATATCCCCAACGTTTCTGAAGAGGCTACCAAAGACCTCGATGAAAATGGTATCATCCGCCTGGGTGCTGCTATCAAGGAAGGTGATATCCTGATCGGTAAGATCACACCTAAAGGTGAAAGCGATCCTACTCCTGAAGAGAAGCTGTTAAGGGCCATCTTCGGTGATAAGGCAGGTGATGCCAAGGATGCTTCGCTGAAAGCACCCAACGGTGTGGAAGGTGTGGTGATCGGTAAAAAACTGTTCCAGCGCGCCAAGAAAGATAAGAACGCCAAGATCCGTGAGAAGGCAGCCCTGGAAAAACTGGAAAAGGTTCACGAAAAGAACGTAGAAGAGCTGAAGGAGTTGCTGCTGAGCAAGCTGCAAACCCTGCTGAAGGACAAACCTTCTGCCGGTGTAAACAACAACTTCGGTGAAGTGCAGATCGGTAAGGGCGCTAAGTTCAATCCGAAGAACCTGTCTTCCATTGACTATCAGAACGTGAACCCGCTGGGTTGGACTGGTGATGCTGCCATCGATGACAACATCAACATCCTGCTGCACAACTATAACATCAAGTACAACGAAGAACTCGGTCGCTATAAGAGGGAGAAATTCAACATCTCTATTGGTGATGAGTTGCCTGCCGGTGTATTGAAACTGGCTAAAGTATACCTCGCTGTTAAGCGTAAGCTGAAAGTGGGTGATAAAATGGCCGGTCGCCACGGTAACAAGGGTATCGTTGCCAAGATCGTTCGTGCAGAGGATATGCCATTCCTGCATGATGGTGAACCGGTAGATATCGTACTGAATCCCTTGGGTGTACCAAGCCGTATGAACCTCGGACAGATCTATGAAACTGTTCTTGGTTGGGCTGGTCAGAAACTGGGTGTGAAGTTCGCTACACCGATCTTTGATGGTGCTACCGTAGAAGAAATAGCGCAGCATATTGATAAGGCCAACCTGCCAAGCTTTGGTCACACCTATTTGTTTGACGGTGAAACAGGCGAGCGCTTCCACCAGAAGGCAACCGTGGGTGTGATCTACATGATCAAACTGCACCACATGGTGGATGATAAGATGCACGCCCGTTCTATCGGACCATACAGCTTAATTACTCAACAGCCGTTGGGTGGTAAGGCGCAGTTCGGTGGTCAGCGTTTTGGTGAGATGGAGGTGTGGGCACTGGAAGCATACGGTGCATCCAACATCCTGCAGGAGTTACTGACGCTGAAATCGGATGATATCATCGGCCGTGCGAAGACCTATGAGGCCATCGTGAAAGGTGATAACATTCCAAGAGCCGGTATCCCTGAATCCTTCAACGTGTTGGTGCATGAGCTGAGAGGTTTGGGTCTCGATCTGAAGTTTGAATAA